A window from Salarias fasciatus chromosome 11, fSalaFa1.1, whole genome shotgun sequence encodes these proteins:
- the sostdc1a gene encoding sclerostin domain-containing protein 1a, which translates to MHLITHESCHSLFLLCILLRSCQTFKNDATELLFSHTSVPVPEVQSNVSLNRARTGGRGASGAAHERSDRSQIGCRELRSTKYISDGHCTSINPIKELVCAGECLPAQMLENWIGGVHGRKFWGRRSSNQDWRCVNDKTRTQRIQLQCQDGSTRTYKITVVTSCKCKRYTRQHNESGIKFEEPVVSPPQLLHKHKSKSKRRLGKNRLSENWHETEP; encoded by the exons ATGCACCTCATTACGCACGAGTCGTGCCATTCCCTCTTTCTGCTCTGCATCCTCTTGAGGAGTTGCCAGACTTTCAAGAACGACGCCACGGAGCTCCTGTTCTCTCACACCAGCGTCCCGGTGCCGGAGGTTCAGAGCAACGTGTCCCTGAACCGCGCGCGGACCGGCGGCAGGGGGGCGAGCGGCGCGGCGCACGAGCGGAGCG ATCGAAGTCAGAttggctgcagagagctgaggTCCACTAAGTACATCTCCGATGGCCACTGCACCAGCATCAACCCCATCAAGGAGCTGGTGTGCGCGGGCGAGTGCCTCCCGGCTCAGATGCTGGAGAACTGGATCGGTGGAGTCCACGGCAGGAAGTTCTGGGGCCGCCGGAGCAGCAACCAGGACTGGAGGTGTGTCAACGACAAGACCCGCACCCAGCGCATCCAGCTGCAGTGCCAGGACGGCAGCACGAGAACCTACAAGATCACCGTGGTCACCTCCTGCAAGTGCAAGAGATACACCAGGCAGCACAACGAGTCGGGCATCAAGTTCGAGGAGCCAGTGGTGTCCCCCCCACAGCTCCTGCACAAGCATAAATCCAAGAGCAAGAGGAGGCTGGGGAAGAACCGGCTGAGCGAGAACTGGCACGAGACGGAGCCCTGA
- the ankmy2a gene encoding ankyrin repeat and MYND domain-containing protein 2a — protein MSAPKRGDLSSSEKELFEVITAGNVQEASRLLGCKDVRVNCLDEYGMTPLMHAAYKGKADMCKLLLQHGADVNCNEHEHGYTALMFAGLSGKTDITWMMLDAGAETDLVNSVGRTAAQMAAFVGQHDCVTVINNFFSRARLDYYTKPQGLEKEPKLPPKLAGPLHKIIMSTNLNPVKMVMLVKDNPLLAEAAALDKCRRVMELICEKCIKQQDMNEVLAMKMHYISCLLGKCSSFLKDREDKLDGLIKSLLKGRDSDGFPVYQEKFIRECIRKFPYCDATLLQQLVRSIAPVDIGNDPTALSVLTQAITGQVGFMDAEFCTSCGEKGAEKRCSICKMVIYCNQACQKMHWFTHKKVCKTLQEQREKQEAETAKLRMQQSKEESEAVQQAADSLQELSMGTSGEVASSDSAAEASSPSSIPAADN, from the exons ATGTCTGCACCTAAGAGGGGAGACTTGTCGTCAAGTGAGAAGGAGTTGTTCGAGGTTATTACTGCAG GAAATGTGCAGGAGGCCTCCAGGCTGCTTGGCTGCAAGGATGTGAGAGTCAACTGTTTGGATGAG TATGGGATGACTCCTCTCATGCACGCCGCTTACAAAGGAAAAGCAGACATGtgcaagctgctgctgcagcacgggGCCGACGTGAACTGTAATGAGCACGAGCACGGATACACGGCGCTGATGTTTGCCGGCCTGTCAG GGAAGACTGACATCACATGGATGATGTTGGATGCAGGGGCCGAAACAGACTTGGTTAACTCTGTTGGGAGGACTGCAGCACAGATGGCTGCCTTTGTTG GGCAACACGATTGTGTCACAGTGATCAACAACTTCTTCTCCCGAGCCCGACTGGATTATTACACTAAACCCCAGGGTTTGGAGAAGGAGCCGAAGCTGCCTCCCAAACTGGCCGGACCCCTGCACAAAATCATCATGAGCACAAACCTGAACCCTGTCAAG ATGGTCATGCTGGTGAAGGACAACCCTTTACTGGCCGAGGCGGCGGCTCTGGATAAATGCCGGCGGGTGATGGAGCTCATCTGTGAGAAGTGCATCAAGCAGCAGGATATGAACGAGGTGCTGGCCATGAAGATGCACTACATCAGCTGCTTGTTGGGAAAATGTTCCTCATTCCTCAAGGACCGCGAGGACAAGCTGGACGGCCTCATAAAGAG TTTGCTGAAAGGTCGAGACAGCGACGGTTTCCCCGTGTATCAGGAGAAGTTCATCCGGGAGTGCATCCGCAAGTTCCCGTACTGCGACGccacgctgctgcagcagctggtgcGAAGTATCGCTCCTGTGGACATT GGAAATGACCCCACAGCTTTGTCGGTGCTGACTCAGGCCATCACGGGACAGGTGGGCTTCATGGACGCCGAGTTCTGCACCTCGTGTGGAGAAAAGGGAGCCGAGAAAAGATGCTCCATCTGTAAAATG GTGATTTACTGCAACCAGGCCTGCCAGAAAATGCACTGGTTCACTCACAAGAAAGTGTGTAAgacgctgcaggagcagagagagaagcaggaagcagaaacagcCAAGCTGAGGATGCAGCAGAGCAAAG AGGAGAGTGAAGCCGTCCAGCAGGCTGCGGACTCCCTGCAGGAGCTCTCTATGGGCACCAGTGGAGAGGTCGCCTCCTCAGACTCTGCAGCAGAGGCTTCGAGCCCATCCTCCATCCCAGCTGCTGACAACTGA